The nucleotide sequence CCAGTCGCACCCCCACGACGGCTACGACAGCGAGCGGGATGAGGATTTCGGTCCCAGCGGCGACACCGCCTTCGTGGACGTGGGCGACGAAGTACACAGCGTCATGAGCTACAACAACCTCTCCAAGACCTTCGGGCAGTTCAACCTCGACGCCCAGTACCGTTACCTGACCACCGCCTACCTGACCAACAGCAACGCGATTTTGCAACTCGTCCGCAACTCGGCCAAGGTGCCTGACGTGCGCGGCGCGGTGCAGCAGGCCGACCAGACCTTCTTGCTGGCCCAAAATGCCTATCAGCAGCGTCACTACCTCGACGCCGCTGACCTGGCCCACCGGGGGTACCAGCAAGTGCTCGGCGCGGCCCGGGCGGCGGGCGTCCCTGTCGAGGGCTACAAGTGGTACGACCGTATTGGTCAGCTTTCTACCGAGCCGCTCCGCGTTGCCCGCAAGGTCAACCACATGCGCCCTGTGAAGGGGCCGGTCCAGCGCCCGGAAGAAACTTCGGCGCAGCGTGAAAAACGTCTGGCCCCCTGAGGGTCGGGCTTTTTCCGGGGGGCTGCTGTAACAGGCGGCCCCTTTTCGCATTCCGCAACTCAGAAAGCTGTCAGGCCACGCCGTGAAAATCAGAGCCATATGGCCCTCGAAGGAGTCCGAATGACCCCCTTGTCCTCCCGTCCGGTTGTGCGCGCCGTTCCCGTCCTGATGGGTTTGCTTGCCCTGTCCGGGGCGTTCGCCATCAAGATTGGCCCCGGCTCGCCGCTTTCGCCGCGCTCGATTCCGCCTCAGACCGCTCCTCGGGCCGCTGAAGAACCTGCCGCGCCTGCTCAGCCCGAGTGGGACCACCCCACCTTCGAACTGCTGGTCACGGCCAGCGCCCTGCGTGACGCAGCGCGGCGAAGTGACTTCAGCGTGACTCACCCCGCCGACCTGAAACGGGAACTCGTTCGACTGCGAACCCTCCCGGCGCTGTCGCCCGCTGCCGCGCAGGCGAGCCTCGCCGCACTGCACGCGGCCCTGGGGCCGACGGGCGAACGCCAACTGGCCGAGGCCCGCGCTCAGCTCGAACGCCGTGCTGCCCTGCAACTGGCCAGCAGCCGCCTTGCCCGCGACGAGGGGTTGCCAGACCGAGCGTTTTACCGCCTTGCCTTTCAGGTGCCCGGTGGACAGGGAACCGTTCAGGCGGTGCTGGACGGCCAGGACTTCAACCCGTTCCGGCAGGGCTTGCCTGCCAGCGCATTGAAGCTCGTCGAAAGCAAGCTCGCCCGCTGAACGAAGCAAAGAGAAGGAGACGGCCCCTTTCGGTGATCGTCTCCTTCTCTTCGGACGTCTGGGCCACTCATCAATGGTTCGTGCAGTTTTAGGCGGCTTTGAGGCCGAAATTTAGCGGACTGGACGGCAGATGTTCTAATTCTGCAAAGCGGGCCGAGAGATCCAACTTGGACAAAATCACTTGGGCCAGCAGGGCGTTATACGCCCTGCGTTTCATGTCTTCGAGACTGAACACCAGATTCTGTCCGCCCTCTGCTGCTCGCAGGGCCTCAAGGCGACAGAGGTTCAGGGTCAGCAAGACCACGTTCCAATGCGCCTCAATGCCTGGCTGTGACCGCAATTGCACATCCTGGCTTCCCAGGAATTGCTTGGCATCCCGGAAGATCAGTTCGATCTCAAAGCGACTCCGGTACAGCGCCATGATCTCATGAGCGGGCATCGTCACAGCGGTGCTGAACAGCACCGCGTAACCCGTCACTTGACCCTTTTTACCGACCTGCTGGATGACGACTGCACGCACTTCTCGCGCCCACTGCACGCTCCAGACCACCTGAGTCCACACCCGCTCGGTCGACGTTTCAGAAACGAGGTCAAAGCGCTGCAAGTCGCTGAAATCCACCTTGCCGTCGAACTTTTTTGGCCGTCCGCGTCGTCTGGGATGCTCGCCGGTATAGAGATACTTGAGGTTGGCGTTGCGAGGAAATCTGGAGATGAATGGGAGACCGTGCTCCGTCACGGTCTCCACAATCAGTTCCTTCGCGTAATTCCCGTCAGCAACGACAGCAGCCAGTTCGAGCTGTTGGATAGTCCGGAGATCAAGCAACACGTCATCCAGCTGGTCGGCGGCCTGTGCCAGACGGCTCGGGGCATCAGATCCGGTTCGGGTCTGACGAACATCAACCGTGAACGCCTGTCGGTGCTGGACATCAATCAGGGCACAGCAGGATTGCTCGATCCCACGTTCGGTTCGTGCAGCACAGCCATTCCAGAACGAGCCGAGGTGTGCGGTGTGCTGACCAGATTTGCGGTGAAAAGAGGCGTCGATGGCCAGAACGCACAGTGGGCTGATCAGCCCACTCTCAATCGCCGTGCTCACAGT is from Deinococcus wulumuqiensis R12 and encodes:
- a CDS encoding transposase; protein product: MGLMAILQYVLSAVPLRKTQRNFLTVLLSVFLAVPGRLNVLNLSRYAACSESTIRRWLHRSDPGAIPWGAVHRATVSTAIESGLISPLCVLAIDASFHRKSGQHTAHLGSFWNGCAARTERGIEQSCCALIDVQHRQAFTVDVRQTRTGSDAPSRLAQAADQLDDVLLDLRTIQQLELAAVVADGNYAKELIVETVTEHGLPFISRFPRNANLKYLYTGEHPRRRGRPKKFDGKVDFSDLQRFDLVSETSTERVWTQVVWSVQWAREVRAVVIQQVGKKGQVTGYAVLFSTAVTMPAHEIMALYRSRFEIELIFRDAKQFLGSQDVQLRSQPGIEAHWNVVLLTLNLCRLEALRAAEGGQNLVFSLEDMKRRAYNALLAQVILSKLDLSARFAELEHLPSSPLNFGLKAA